Proteins encoded within one genomic window of Theobroma cacao cultivar B97-61/B2 chromosome 7, Criollo_cocoa_genome_V2, whole genome shotgun sequence:
- the LOC18594994 gene encoding uncharacterized protein LOC18594994: protein MGSRARRKQRWCTQTLTPLMEGPDPEMQEEGNKKESSWEVIREWFRTQKGLSASNFSMSLYGNNSIPAKRQDLRLLLGVLGCPLAPIPLVNHPIHHIRVKDIPIETSTAHYIIQQYLAATGCLKQQKCAKSMYATGSVKMICCETEISSGKNVKSLGTRSGESGCFVLWQMLPGMWSLELVVGGNKVIAGSDGKTVWRHTSWLGTHAAKGPQRPLRRTIQGLDPKTTASLFAKAQCLGEKRIGEDECFVLKVCADRAAVMERNEGPAEVIRHVLYGYFCQKSGLLIYLEDSHLTRVHTQENESVYWETTIGSSIGDYRDVDGVLIAHQGRSIATVFRFGELSMQHSRTRMEEVWRIDDVVFNVPGLSIDSFIPPADIFDNVHSPSL, encoded by the exons ATGGGGTCGAGAGCAAGAAGGAAGCAGAGATGGTGCACACAAACACTAACGCCTTTAATGGAAGGGCCAGACCCTGAAATGCAAGAAGAAGGAAACAAGAAGGAGAGCTCTTGGGAAGTGATCCGAGAATGGTTTCGAACACAAAAGGGATTGTCGGCAAGTAATTTTTCAATGTCTTTATATGGAAACAATAGTATTCCTGCCAAGAGGCAAGATTTAAGGCTTTTGCTTGGTGTATTGGGTTGCCCTCTCGCCCCCATTCCTCTAGTTAATCACCCAATTCATCACATTCGGGTCAAAGATATTCCTATT GAAACTTCGACGGCGCATTACATTATACAGCAATATTTGGCGGCTACGGGATGCTTGAAACAGCAAAAATGTGCGAAAAGCATGTATGCAACAGGAAGCGTGAAGATGATTTGTTGTGAAACGGAGATTTCCTCAGGCAAGAATGTGAAAAGTTTGGGAACAAGAAGTGGAGAAAGTGGATGCTTTGTTCTTTGGCAAATGTTACCAGGGATGTGGTCCCTTGAGCTGGTCGTTGGAGGCAATAAGGTGATTGCCGGCAGCGATGGGAAAACTGTCTGGCGACACACATCTTGGCTTGGCACGCATGCAGCCAAGGGACCTCAACGACCCTTGCGTCGCACAATCCAG GGCCTAGATCCGAAGACAACAGCCAGCTTATTTGCTAAAGCTCAATGCCTGGGCGAGAAACGAATAGGGGAGGATGAATGCTTCGTGCTCAAAGTATGCGCGGACCGTGCAGCCGTGATGGAACGGAACGAAGGGCCAGCGGAGGTGATAAGGCATGTGTTATACGGCTACTTCTGCCAAAAGAGTGGTCTGTTGATATACTTGGAGGACTCCCATCTGACCAGGGTTCATACACAAGAGAATGAATCTGTGTACTGGGAAACTACCATAGGAAGCAGCATTGGAGACTACAGGGATGTGGACGGAGTGTTGATTGCGCATCAAGGAAGATCCATCGCCACAGTTTTCCGTTTCGGGGAGCTGTCCATGCAGCACAGCAGGACTCGGATGGAAGAAGTTTGGAGGATTGATGATGTTGTTTTTAATGTCCCGGGCCTCTCCATCGACTCTTTCATTCCTCCTGCTGATATCTTTGACAATGTTCATTCCCCTTCACTATAA